One Nicotiana tomentosiformis chromosome 1, ASM39032v3, whole genome shotgun sequence genomic window, GGTCCACCTACAAAAGTCACCTTTCCCAACACATCAAACAAAGGCTTTAACCACTTCACCACATCCTCATTTCCACCAGCAAAAATTGCCAATTTCCCTTCTCTCGCCCCAATATCTCCTCCAGACACCGGAGCGTCAACAGTCCAGCAATTCTTCTCACGGGCAGCATCAAAGATTTGCTTAGCGAGTACTGGGTGGCTGCTGGTGTGATCAATAATGACGCAATTGGGGTTGACAGAAGAAATCAAACCCTCTAAGACAATTTGTCGAACATCTGATGGGTGACCCAACATAGTGAAAATAACATCACTATTACGCGCAAGATCAGCTGGGGAATCAGCAAGATGGGCGCCTTGGGATTGAAGATGAACAACTTTAGAAGGACTGCGGGCGTAGATTGTGACGGCATAGCCAGCGGAGAGAAGGCGAGACGCCATGGCGCCACCCATTACGCCTGTGCCTATCCATCCTATGCGGGTCTGGGTCGGGTTTATGGGAGCTGGGTAGGAAGTCATAGCTGGGGTTTTGATTCTATCGGAAGAAATTGGGTATTAATTTGTACTTATATTTTGATTTAATTCGATTGGATGTGACAAGGTTTAA contains:
- the LOC104094834 gene encoding probable 3-hydroxyisobutyrate dehydrogenase-like 2, mitochondrial — protein: MTSYPAPINPTQTRIGWIGTGVMGGAMASRLLSAGYAVTIYARSPSKVVHLQSQGAHLADSPADLARNSDVIFTMLGHPSDVRQIVLEGLISSVNPNCVIIDHTSSHPVLAKQIFDAAREKNCWTVDAPVSGGDIGAREGKLAIFAGGNEDVVKWLKPLFDVLGKVTFVGGPGKGQSCKIANQIVVGGNLLGLSEGLVFAEKAGLDKMKFVEAIKGGAAGSKVMELFGERMIGRDFRPGGFTEYMVKDLGMGLDVGAEQSDDVVVLPGAALSKQLFSAMVANGDGKLGTQGLITVIERINGLASERS